The Thermodesulfobacteriota bacterium sequence CGACCGACGGAAGCAGCAGAATCGCCTTAAATTATGCCGAGCAACACCCCGATAAGGTGTTCTATCTTGAACATGAAGGGCATCAAAACCGAGGAATGAGTACTTCCCGCAATCTAGGAATAAGACACGCCAGAGGTGAGTATATAGCTTTCCTGGATGCAGATGATGTATGGTTCCCTGAAAAACTAGAAGAGCAAGTAGCCATCCTCAACTCTAACCGAAGGGCGGCAATGGTTTATGGGCGCACCCTGATTTGGCGTACCTGGATGAAAGACCCCGCAAACAAACAACGTGATTTCATGTTTGACCTAGGGCTGCAGCCAAATACTTTAGTCAAGCCACCTATACTGGTCCTTCTTTTGCTGCAAGGTAAATATCAAACACCAACCACCTGCAACGCCATGATAAGACGAGAAGTATTCGAGGAGATAGGGGGATTCATAGAGGACTTTCGGGGCATGCATGAGGACCAGGTCTTTTTTGTAAAACTTGGCCTGAAGCTTCCTGCATTTGTAGCAAATGAATGCTGGGCTAAGTACAGACAGCACCCGGATAGCTGTTGTGCCATTGCCGAGAAAAATGGAGAATCTGATTCCGCCTGGTTGAATTTTTTAGACTGGATAAGAGGCCACTTAATCGAGCAGGGCGTGACCGACAGAAGAGTATGGAGTGCTTTAAAGAAGGCGTGGCGGCCGGTCCCATACCAGGCTTCTCACGGCATTTTAGGCCTCTTTCAGAATCTTAAATGGCACACAGAAAGAAAGCTGATATGGATAGCCCTGGGAGTAGCTAAATGGACATTGCCCGCTCCTGCCTACCGCTGGATTCAGATGAAACGGGGGATCATTTTGCCAGATACCATAAAAAACTAACAAACTTTACGTAGACATCTTTAAGATTTACTAATCATAAGGTTATTTCCCACGATGAAAATCGCCTTTATTAGCTATGAATATCCTCCAGACGCCGCCTATGGCGGTATTGGAACTTATGTGTACCAAGCAGCCAGAATGTTGAAGGAGCGAGGCCATCATGTAGAGGTATTTACCAGCAGCCCGTACCGCTCCGGAAGCGAGACTGAGGATGGTGTAATAGT is a genomic window containing:
- a CDS encoding glycosyltransferase family A protein: MRSQPLVSAIIIFFNAEKFLEEAIESIFAQTYDNWELLLVDDGSTDGSSRIALNYAEQHPDKVFYLEHEGHQNRGMSTSRNLGIRHARGEYIAFLDADDVWFPEKLEEQVAILNSNRRAAMVYGRTLIWRTWMKDPANKQRDFMFDLGLQPNTLVKPPILVLLLLQGKYQTPTTCNAMIRREVFEEIGGFIEDFRGMHEDQVFFVKLGLKLPAFVANECWAKYRQHPDSCCAIAEKNGESDSAWLNFLDWIRGHLIEQGVTDRRVWSALKKAWRPVPYQASHGILGLFQNLKWHTERKLIWIALGVAKWTLPAPAYRWIQMKRGIILPDTIKN